In Aristaeella hokkaidonensis, the following are encoded in one genomic region:
- a CDS encoding histidine phosphatase family protein, giving the protein MLYIIRHGKTDWNVRHKLQGRTDIPLNDEGRQMAEAAREQYRDVHFDLCFCSPLIRARETAEILLRDRNIPIITDDRLMEMSFGSFEGLENSFQIPDCPVNELFFHPEQYVAQPGAGENLDDLFARTGEFLREKVDPLLKEGKDVLIVGHGAMNSSIVCQVRGLPRAQFWSAGIENCKLMQLP; this is encoded by the coding sequence ATGCTGTATATCATCCGCCACGGAAAAACAGACTGGAACGTCCGGCATAAACTGCAGGGCCGGACCGACATTCCTCTCAATGACGAGGGAAGGCAGATGGCCGAGGCCGCCCGGGAACAATACCGGGACGTTCATTTTGATCTCTGCTTCTGTTCCCCGCTGATCCGTGCCAGAGAAACCGCGGAAATCCTCCTGCGGGACCGGAATATTCCCATCATTACCGACGACCGGCTGATGGAAATGAGTTTCGGTAGTTTCGAAGGACTTGAAAACAGCTTCCAGATTCCGGACTGTCCGGTCAACGAGCTCTTTTTTCATCCGGAGCAGTATGTTGCCCAGCCCGGCGCCGGTGAAAACCTGGACGACCTGTTTGCCCGGACCGGCGAATTCCTCCGGGAAAAGGTGGATCCGCTGCTGAAAGAAGGAAAAGACGTGCTGATCGTCGGACACGGCGCCATGAACTCCAGCATCGTCTGCCAGGTCCGCGGGCTGCCCCGGGCCCAGTTCTGGAGTGCCGGCATCGAAAACTGCAAACTGATGCAGCTTCCATAA
- a CDS encoding MATE family efflux transporter, whose protein sequence is MQIDNRAFYRKLKTLAAPITFQSLMLAAVAAADALMLGGVAQNEMTAVSLATQIQFVQNMFVFSAVSAGSILSSQYWGKGDRESVRSVFHIMLRWCGMISFLFFAACECIPETLMRLFSHDDPIIEIGSAYLRIAGWSYLIAGVSQCYLLIMKVTNHAMAGAWISSAAVISNIVLNAVFIFGFLEIPAMNARGAALATTLARVIELGLCVAVSAGKTYIRPAWNRIFERRKQLAADFRRQCMPLLGGGLLWGVGFTSYTAIMGHMGTDAAAANAVAAVVRDLICCVCNGVGNAAGIMVGNELGAGNLEKGKAYGIKLKNVSYIIGFGSMALVLALTPLVVHMVILSEEAGRYLTGMMIIMAVYMIGRCVNTVTINGVLDGGGDTVFDMYSLAVCMWGLAIPLALLGAFVFGWPVLAVYACTCLDEVGKIPWVMLRFRKYKWVRNLTRDNPERAE, encoded by the coding sequence ATGCAGATTGACAATCGCGCGTTTTACAGGAAGCTGAAAACACTGGCGGCGCCCATCACCTTCCAGAGCCTGATGCTGGCGGCCGTGGCGGCGGCGGACGCCCTGATGCTGGGCGGCGTGGCCCAGAATGAGATGACGGCGGTTTCCCTTGCCACACAGATCCAGTTTGTGCAGAATATGTTTGTTTTCTCGGCGGTCTCAGCCGGTTCCATTCTCAGCTCCCAGTACTGGGGCAAGGGGGACCGGGAGTCTGTCCGGAGCGTTTTCCATATCATGCTGCGCTGGTGCGGGATGATTTCCTTTCTCTTTTTCGCGGCCTGCGAGTGCATCCCGGAAACACTGATGCGGCTGTTTTCCCATGATGATCCGATCATTGAGATCGGCAGCGCCTATCTGCGCATTGCCGGGTGGTCCTACCTGATTGCCGGTGTTTCCCAGTGCTACCTGCTGATCATGAAGGTGACAAACCATGCGATGGCCGGTGCCTGGATTTCTTCGGCGGCAGTGATCAGCAATATCGTGTTGAACGCGGTGTTTATCTTCGGCTTCCTGGAAATCCCGGCCATGAATGCCCGGGGCGCCGCCCTGGCCACCACGCTGGCCAGGGTGATTGAACTGGGACTGTGTGTGGCGGTTTCCGCCGGGAAGACCTATATCCGTCCTGCCTGGAACCGGATCTTTGAACGCCGGAAGCAGCTGGCCGCGGATTTCCGCAGGCAGTGTATGCCGCTTCTGGGCGGCGGCCTGCTCTGGGGCGTCGGTTTCACGTCCTATACGGCCATCATGGGGCATATGGGTACGGATGCCGCAGCAGCCAACGCGGTGGCGGCGGTAGTCCGGGACCTGATCTGCTGTGTGTGCAACGGTGTGGGTAATGCCGCCGGCATCATGGTGGGGAACGAGCTGGGCGCCGGAAACCTGGAAAAAGGGAAAGCCTATGGCATCAAGCTGAAAAATGTTTCCTATATAATAGGCTTTGGTTCCATGGCGCTGGTGCTGGCGCTGACGCCGCTGGTGGTGCATATGGTGATCCTCTCGGAGGAGGCAGGACGTTATCTGACCGGGATGATGATCATCATGGCGGTGTATATGATTGGGCGCTGCGTGAATACGGTGACGATCAACGGCGTGCTGGACGGCGGGGGAGATACGGTTTTCGATATGTACTCCCTGGCGGTGTGTATGTGGGGCCTGGCGATCCCGCTGGCGCTGCTGGGCGCTTTTGTGTTCGGCTGGCCGGTGCTGGCGGTTTATGCCTGTACCTGCCTGGATGAGGTGGGCAAAATTCCCTGGGTGATGCTGCGCTTCCGGAAGTATAAATGGGTCAGGAACCTGACCCGGGACAATCCGGAACGGGCGGAGTAA
- a CDS encoding SpoIID/LytB domain-containing protein, which translates to MIRNRNHSLLLRAAALFLCAILLIPQVSFAAKTQNNTVSDVRVLLTRLNLADEAWMTLEGRYLARGADGMEVLLPPGAQITVLLRKGKLILFHDGLSLTAGKELSLLRRRDGDIEPGIRFNLQAGVYPGDLKLTVKDGAIQPILTLPLESYLQGVVPYEMSDSFPLEALKAQAVCARTYVLSKMNPSAEWDVVDNTNDQAFKGTPDNSVNSSQAVEETSGLVLTWNNKLITAWYSASNGGQTELPGNIWNGDNIPGCFAMTDDPWDVQNPDSTVRTAVLQKSSPELSAGFLRLIREALAKLKELDDFRLGADDLFRVDAIRAVQLTTPRYKEPSRLMTEMELTVSVSAVLKEGRIHPAGDEDELDISDVLSPARTAAPETPAPEGEKAAELISAGTHTVRLPLFPDAVFLLGLSVYGADNEIITVTENEADFTLTAGRYGHGVGMSQRGAQYQASEGKKKYTEILAFYYPGAKLKRYSGEAAPLPTPDPVLGNTPGPMPTATPRPTLMPVTETVPEGAWMATVENIDDDSTLNLREKPSAGSKVLRRLYKHQQLIVLEEAEVTGWVRVKTDVCEGYVMASFLQKTE; encoded by the coding sequence ATGATCAGAAACCGAAACCATTCCCTGCTGCTCAGGGCCGCCGCGCTGTTTTTATGCGCTATACTGCTGATACCGCAGGTTTCCTTTGCGGCCAAAACACAAAACAATACTGTTTCAGACGTCCGGGTACTGCTTACCCGCCTGAATCTGGCGGATGAAGCCTGGATGACGCTGGAAGGCCGGTATCTCGCCCGCGGCGCGGACGGGATGGAAGTCCTGCTGCCTCCGGGGGCACAAATCACCGTGCTCCTGCGAAAAGGAAAGCTGATCCTTTTCCACGACGGTCTATCCCTGACCGCCGGCAAGGAGCTTTCCCTCCTACGCCGCAGGGACGGCGATATCGAACCCGGTATCCGCTTTAACCTCCAGGCCGGCGTCTATCCCGGAGACCTGAAACTCACCGTAAAGGACGGCGCGATCCAGCCCATCCTGACGCTTCCCCTGGAATCCTACCTGCAGGGCGTCGTTCCCTATGAGATGAGCGATTCCTTCCCGCTGGAAGCGCTGAAGGCCCAGGCCGTCTGTGCCCGCACCTACGTCCTGAGCAAAATGAACCCTTCCGCGGAATGGGACGTGGTGGACAACACCAATGACCAGGCCTTCAAGGGCACCCCGGACAACAGCGTGAATTCCTCCCAGGCCGTGGAGGAGACCAGCGGCCTGGTGCTGACCTGGAACAACAAACTGATCACCGCCTGGTACAGCGCCTCCAACGGCGGCCAGACAGAGCTGCCCGGCAACATCTGGAATGGTGACAATATCCCCGGCTGCTTCGCCATGACCGACGACCCCTGGGACGTGCAGAATCCTGACAGCACCGTCCGTACAGCCGTACTTCAGAAAAGCAGTCCCGAACTTTCCGCCGGCTTCCTGCGGCTGATCCGCGAAGCCCTGGCCAAGCTGAAGGAGCTGGACGACTTCCGGCTGGGAGCAGACGATCTCTTCCGCGTGGATGCCATCCGCGCGGTTCAGCTAACAACACCCCGGTATAAGGAGCCCAGCCGGCTGATGACCGAAATGGAGCTGACCGTTTCCGTTTCCGCCGTGCTGAAGGAAGGGCGCATCCATCCCGCCGGCGACGAGGACGAGCTGGATATCAGCGACGTCCTGTCTCCGGCCCGCACCGCCGCGCCGGAGACACCGGCACCGGAAGGCGAAAAAGCCGCAGAGCTGATTTCCGCCGGCACCCACACCGTCAGGCTCCCCCTGTTCCCGGACGCCGTATTCCTGCTGGGACTGAGCGTATACGGCGCGGACAATGAAATCATCACCGTAACGGAAAACGAAGCCGACTTCACCCTGACCGCCGGCCGCTACGGCCACGGCGTCGGCATGAGCCAGCGGGGCGCCCAGTACCAGGCCTCCGAAGGGAAAAAGAAATATACGGAAATCCTGGCCTTCTATTACCCCGGCGCCAAGCTGAAGCGCTATTCCGGGGAAGCCGCTCCCCTGCCCACACCTGACCCGGTGCTGGGAAACACCCCCGGTCCGATGCCCACCGCCACACCCCGGCCCACACTGATGCCCGTGACTGAAACCGTCCCGGAGGGCGCCTGGATGGCCACAGTGGAAAACATCGACGATGACAGCACCCTGAACCTGCGGGAGAAGCCTTCCGCCGGATCGAAGGTACTTCGCCGGCTCTACAAGCATCAGCAGCTGATCGTCCTGGAGGAAGCGGAAGTCACCGGCTGGGTCCGGGTAAAAACCGACGTATGCGAAGGCTACGTCATGGCTTCCTTCCTGCAAAAAACAGAATAA
- a CDS encoding sensor histidine kinase — protein MALSIVILVISAVLLLGFSLRSRYGLPLFLMNAGISITSVAVLFQTSSTSMYATPQGFPLRALDLELFQLISHMRLPLAQAQTLRNFGTLIFFCGIVLMLMLIARNIKTIHHRLVWEVLCGSGVILFMALYMVFFSPSCAFRLYMRYYQLEGAARASFVQLVTLADYLFKGFILLFVMSPALLLTIQYIRKNITCFGDTFFLLLGITSLYGFVFFVVFHTIPLALSSQAVFLSAFWFFANGSWLPGWITLFFLLFSLLTLILIVASANRVFSGDLVLLSRKKAMKNSIEDLNRNLKDVFHSEKNLMFSMMILANEARSAYGTSEGLEKLNRLTEIAKDRMEMITSSLNRIRELHLHATPTDMRTLVNQALDTLALPEGIRCERHFCDEPVRCMVDEYHTRNALKNIFVNAVDALQLCKREDKVISVTVNASRAWVSLSIRDNGPGIPKQELRRVMMPFVSTKSKTSNWGIGLPYAFRVVNAQLGQMRIQSSDQEDKSYTQVDILLPRERNEAK, from the coding sequence ATGGCGCTGAGTATTGTAATCCTGGTTATTTCCGCAGTTCTGCTGCTGGGCTTTTCGCTCCGCAGCCGCTACGGACTCCCGCTGTTCCTGATGAACGCGGGGATCAGTATTACCTCTGTCGCGGTACTGTTCCAGACCAGCAGCACTTCCATGTATGCCACGCCCCAGGGCTTCCCGCTCCGGGCACTGGACCTGGAGCTGTTCCAGCTGATCAGCCATATGCGTCTGCCTCTGGCTCAGGCGCAGACGCTGCGCAATTTCGGTACACTGATCTTCTTCTGCGGCATTGTGCTGATGCTGATGCTGATCGCCCGGAATATTAAAACCATCCATCACCGCCTGGTCTGGGAAGTCCTGTGCGGTTCGGGCGTCATCCTGTTCATGGCGCTTTATATGGTCTTTTTCTCCCCCTCATGCGCTTTCCGCCTGTATATGAGATACTACCAGCTCGAGGGGGCGGCACGCGCTTCCTTTGTGCAGCTGGTCACCCTGGCGGACTACCTGTTCAAGGGATTCATCCTGCTGTTCGTGATGTCCCCGGCACTCCTGCTGACCATACAGTATATCCGGAAGAATATCACGTGTTTCGGGGATACATTCTTCCTGCTGCTGGGCATCACCAGCCTGTACGGTTTTGTTTTCTTCGTCGTCTTCCACACCATCCCGCTCGCCCTGAGCAGCCAGGCTGTATTCCTGAGCGCCTTCTGGTTCTTCGCGAACGGATCCTGGCTGCCCGGATGGATCACCCTGTTCTTCCTGCTGTTCTCCCTCCTGACACTGATCCTGATTGTGGCCAGCGCCAACCGCGTTTTCAGCGGGGACCTGGTCCTGCTTTCCCGGAAAAAAGCCATGAAGAACAGCATCGAAGACCTGAACCGGAACCTGAAGGATGTGTTCCACTCCGAAAAAAACCTGATGTTCAGCATGATGATCCTGGCCAATGAGGCCCGGTCCGCCTACGGCACATCCGAAGGACTGGAGAAGCTGAACCGCCTGACCGAGATCGCAAAGGACCGCATGGAGATGATTACTTCCTCCCTGAACCGGATCCGGGAGCTTCATCTGCACGCAACGCCCACAGATATGCGTACGCTGGTCAACCAGGCACTGGATACCCTGGCCCTTCCGGAGGGCATCCGGTGTGAACGGCATTTCTGCGACGAGCCGGTTCGCTGCATGGTGGACGAGTACCACACCCGGAACGCATTGAAGAACATTTTTGTCAACGCGGTGGACGCCCTGCAGCTTTGCAAACGGGAAGACAAGGTCATTTCCGTCACCGTGAACGCCAGCCGGGCCTGGGTCAGCCTGTCCATCCGGGACAACGGCCCCGGTATTCCGAAGCAGGAGCTGCGCCGGGTCATGATGCCCTTTGTTTCCACAAAATCCAAAACCAGCAACTGGGGCATCGGCCTCCCCTACGCTTTCCGGGTCGTCAACGCCCAGCTGGGGCAGATGCGGATCCAGAGCAGCGACCAGGAAGACAAATCCTACACCCAGGTGGATATTCTCCTTCCCAGAGAAAGGAATGAAGCAAAATGA
- a CDS encoding replication-associated recombination protein A: protein MSENSLLPEQAPSMFGQPLAARMRPSSLDEIAGQQHLLGPGKVLRRLISSDSICSMIFWGPPGVGKTTLARVIALQTKASFIDFSAVNSGIKEIRQVMNQAEENRVYGVRTIVFVDEIHRFNKAQQDAFLPFVEKGSIVLIGATTENPSFEVNSALLSRCKVFVLQALSREDILTLLRRALTDERGFGRDQVTISDKALEAIADFSNGDARSALSSLEMVVLNGEAGENGIHVTDEIVAQCLSRKNLMYDKDGEEHYNLISALHKSMRNSDPDAAVYWMMRMLEGGEDPLYIARRVLRFAAEDVGLADPRAMEVGVAAYQACHFIGVPECNVHLAEAVVYMSLASKSNAMEMAVNEAREAIVKEPDAPVPLVIRNAPTRLMKDLSYGKGYQYAHDYKEKITAMQCLPDALKDRQFYHPTDQGQESRYKERLEQIRAWKKEQRK from the coding sequence ATGAGTGAGAACTCCCTGCTGCCTGAACAGGCACCGTCCATGTTCGGCCAGCCCCTGGCCGCAAGGATGCGGCCCTCATCGCTGGATGAGATCGCGGGACAGCAGCACCTGCTGGGCCCGGGTAAAGTCCTGCGCCGGCTGATCTCCTCCGACAGCATCTGCTCCATGATCTTCTGGGGCCCGCCCGGCGTCGGCAAAACCACCCTGGCCCGGGTCATCGCCCTGCAGACCAAAGCTTCTTTCATTGATTTCTCCGCCGTAAACAGCGGGATTAAAGAAATCCGCCAGGTGATGAACCAGGCGGAAGAAAACCGCGTCTACGGCGTTCGCACCATCGTCTTTGTGGATGAAATCCACCGCTTCAACAAAGCGCAGCAGGACGCCTTCCTGCCTTTTGTGGAAAAGGGCAGCATCGTCCTCATCGGCGCAACAACGGAAAACCCCTCCTTTGAGGTCAACAGCGCTCTTCTTTCCCGCTGTAAGGTGTTTGTGCTCCAGGCGCTCAGCCGGGAGGATATCCTGACCCTTCTGCGCCGGGCCCTGACGGATGAGCGCGGCTTCGGCCGGGACCAGGTCACCATCAGCGACAAAGCTCTGGAAGCCATCGCCGACTTCAGCAACGGGGACGCCCGCAGCGCCCTGAGCTCCCTGGAAATGGTTGTGCTGAACGGTGAAGCCGGAGAAAACGGCATCCACGTGACAGATGAAATCGTCGCCCAGTGCCTGAGCCGCAAGAACCTCATGTACGACAAGGACGGGGAAGAGCACTACAACCTGATCTCCGCCCTGCACAAATCCATGCGCAATTCCGATCCGGACGCCGCCGTCTACTGGATGATGCGGATGCTTGAAGGCGGAGAGGATCCGCTGTACATCGCCCGGCGCGTCCTGCGTTTCGCCGCGGAAGACGTGGGCCTGGCGGATCCCCGGGCCATGGAGGTCGGCGTGGCCGCCTATCAGGCCTGTCATTTTATTGGAGTACCGGAATGCAACGTACACCTGGCTGAAGCCGTTGTATATATGTCCCTTGCTTCCAAGTCCAACGCCATGGAGATGGCGGTGAACGAGGCGCGGGAAGCCATTGTGAAGGAGCCGGACGCCCCTGTGCCGCTGGTCATCCGCAACGCGCCGACCCGCCTGATGAAGGATCTGTCCTACGGAAAGGGCTACCAGTACGCCCACGACTACAAAGAAAAAATAACAGCCATGCAGTGTCTGCCCGACGCGTTGAAAGACAGACAGTTCTACCATCCTACGGACCAGGGACAGGAAAGCCGCTACAAAGAGCGTCTCGAGCAGATCCGTGCATGGAAAAAGGAACAACGCAAATGA